Proteins from one Pseudomonas sp. KBS0710 genomic window:
- a CDS encoding TonB-dependent receptor produces the protein MSLSSLWRLTPLAAALLICSEAHALELQPQVITGNPLGSEQLASPTTVLEGDDLTLQQKGSLGETLNKQPGVSSSYFGPGASRPIIRGQDGDRIRILRNGVGALDASSLSYDHAVPLDPINVDRIEIVRGPAALLYGGSAIGGVVNTFDNRIPTEAIEGIHGAGELRYGGADTTRSSAGKLEAGNGTFALHLDANAREFNDLKIPGQARSRHASETEDGPGKNGRLGNSDGRQDGGAVGGSYTWDDGYAGLSYSNYDSNYGSPAEQDVRIRMKQDHYAFASEIRNLQGPFTSVKLDAGYTDYEHREIEGGETGTIFKNKGYEARVEARHQPLGPFDGVVGAQVTRNEFSALGEEAFVPQTDTNAGALFILEEMQATERLKLSLGGRVEHTNVDPNAKGNARFAGADKSNDFTAGSLSSGAVYSLTPVWSLAATLGYTERAPTFYELYANGAHVATGTYELGDANLKKEKAVSSDLALRFDNGTHKGSFGVFYSRFSNYIGLLGTGRTLNDEGEEDAGGNPEYKYSGVRARFAGFEAQDHWKLGEGAYGKFALELSGDYTRATNLDTGEALPRIAPLRLNSGLLWELDRWQARIDVEHAAGQGRVPDNESGTDGYTTLGASAGYHFNVGGSQWLAFVNGENLTNQTVRYASSILRDIAPAPGRSVQFGVRTTF, from the coding sequence ATGTCCCTCTCTTCTCTGTGGCGCTTGACCCCACTCGCCGCCGCCCTGCTGATCTGCTCCGAAGCCCACGCCCTGGAACTGCAACCCCAAGTCATTACCGGCAACCCGCTGGGCAGCGAACAACTCGCCTCGCCCACCACAGTGCTCGAAGGCGATGACCTGACCCTGCAACAAAAAGGCAGCCTCGGCGAAACCCTGAACAAGCAGCCGGGCGTGTCGTCGTCGTACTTCGGCCCAGGCGCCAGCCGCCCGATCATTCGTGGCCAGGACGGCGACCGTATTCGCATCCTGCGCAACGGCGTGGGCGCGCTGGATGCCTCGTCGCTGTCCTATGACCACGCCGTGCCGCTGGACCCGATCAACGTCGACCGTATCGAAATCGTGCGTGGCCCGGCTGCACTGTTGTACGGCGGCAGCGCCATCGGCGGCGTGGTCAACACCTTCGACAACCGCATTCCCACCGAGGCTATCGAAGGCATCCATGGCGCCGGTGAACTGCGCTACGGCGGTGCCGACACCACCCGCAGCAGTGCGGGCAAGCTGGAAGCCGGCAACGGCACCTTCGCCTTGCACCTGGACGCGAATGCGCGGGAATTCAACGACCTCAAAATCCCCGGCCAGGCCCGCAGCCGGCATGCCTCAGAGACCGAAGACGGCCCCGGCAAAAATGGCCGACTGGGCAACAGCGACGGGCGCCAGGATGGCGGTGCGGTCGGCGGTTCCTACACCTGGGACGACGGTTATGCGGGGCTGTCCTACAGCAACTACGACAGCAACTATGGCTCACCCGCCGAGCAAGACGTGCGCATCCGCATGAAGCAGGATCACTACGCCTTTGCGTCCGAGATCCGCAACCTGCAAGGCCCGTTCACCTCGGTGAAACTCGACGCCGGCTACACCGATTACGAACACCGTGAAATCGAAGGCGGCGAAACCGGTACGATCTTTAAGAACAAAGGCTATGAAGCCCGCGTTGAAGCGCGCCACCAGCCGCTCGGCCCGTTCGATGGCGTGGTCGGCGCCCAAGTAACGCGCAACGAGTTCTCGGCCCTGGGCGAAGAAGCCTTCGTGCCGCAGACCGACACCAACGCCGGCGCACTGTTTATTCTCGAAGAGATGCAGGCCACCGAGCGCCTCAAGCTCAGCCTTGGCGGGCGTGTAGAACATACCAATGTCGACCCGAACGCCAAGGGCAATGCGCGCTTTGCCGGTGCTGATAAATCCAATGACTTCACCGCCGGCAGCCTGTCGTCCGGCGCGGTGTACAGCCTTACGCCGGTGTGGTCACTGGCCGCGACACTCGGCTACACCGAGCGCGCACCCACCTTCTACGAGCTGTACGCCAACGGCGCCCACGTCGCCACCGGCACTTACGAGTTGGGTGACGCCAACCTGAAGAAAGAGAAAGCCGTGTCCAGCGACCTGGCACTGCGCTTTGACAACGGCACGCACAAGGGCAGTTTCGGCGTGTTCTATAGCCGCTTCTCCAACTACATCGGCTTGCTGGGCACAGGGCGCACGTTGAACGATGAAGGTGAAGAAGACGCGGGCGGTAACCCTGAGTACAAATACTCCGGCGTGCGTGCACGTTTCGCCGGTTTCGAAGCCCAGGATCACTGGAAGTTGGGCGAAGGCGCCTACGGCAAGTTCGCCCTGGAGCTGTCGGGCGATTACACCCGCGCCACCAACCTGGATACTGGCGAAGCCTTGCCACGTATTGCGCCGCTGCGCCTGAACAGCGGCTTGCTGTGGGAACTGGACCGCTGGCAGGCGCGGATCGACGTGGAACACGCCGCAGGCCAAGGCAGAGTGCCGGACAACGAAAGCGGCACCGACGGCTACACCACCTTGGGCGCCAGCGCCGGTTATCACTTCAATGTGGGTGGCAGCCAGTGGCTGGCGTTCGTCAATGGCGAAAACCTGACCAACCAGACCGTGCGCTATGCCAGCTCGATCCTGCGTGATATCGCCCCGGCACCTGGGCGCAGCGTGCAGTTTGGCGTGCGCACCACCTTCTAG
- a CDS encoding Pr6Pr family membrane protein, with protein sequence MKRYVATAALAGWTGLAIQQYLIFYSRWEAGASLLGGLINFFSFFTVLTNTLVVVVLSYALVKRESAAKRFFLAPTVSSAIATSIVVVSLAYNLLLRHLWTPTGFQFIADELLHDVLPVLFVIYWWRCVPKRTLHFKHIGVWVIYPLVYFGYVLLRGHLLGQYQYPFIDVDSLGYPQVFVNAGGILAGFVLIALAVVGLDRVLKPPAN encoded by the coding sequence ATGAAGCGGTATGTGGCCACGGCGGCGCTGGCTGGCTGGACAGGGCTGGCGATTCAGCAATACCTGATTTTCTATTCGCGCTGGGAGGCTGGCGCGAGCCTGTTGGGCGGGCTGATCAACTTTTTCAGTTTCTTCACCGTGCTGACCAACACCCTGGTTGTTGTGGTGTTGAGCTATGCGCTGGTCAAGCGCGAGTCGGCGGCAAAGCGGTTCTTCCTGGCGCCCACCGTCAGCAGCGCTATTGCTACGAGCATCGTCGTGGTGAGCCTGGCTTACAACCTGTTGCTACGGCACTTGTGGACCCCCACCGGCTTTCAATTTATTGCCGACGAGTTGCTGCACGACGTGCTGCCGGTGCTGTTTGTGATCTATTGGTGGCGGTGTGTGCCCAAGCGCACGTTGCACTTCAAACACATTGGCGTTTGGGTGATTTACCCGCTGGTGTACTTCGGCTATGTGCTGCTGCGCGGGCATTTGCTGGGGCAGTATCAGTACCCGTTCATCGATGTGGACAGCCTCGGTTACCCACAGGTGTTTGTGAATGCCGGGGGGATTTTGGCGGGGTTTGTGCTGATTGCGTTGGCGGTGGTGGGGTTGGATAGAGTCTTGAAGCCCCCTGCAAATTAA
- a CDS encoding VF530 family DNA-binding protein: MTATSNDPLHGVTLQHVLTTLVEHYEWSGLAERIDVRCFKSDPSIKSSLTFLRKTPWAREKVEGLYVKLMRTKRPLD, from the coding sequence ATGACCGCGACAAGCAACGACCCACTTCACGGCGTGACCCTGCAGCACGTCCTCACCACGTTGGTGGAGCACTACGAATGGAGCGGGCTGGCCGAACGCATCGATGTGCGCTGTTTCAAGAGCGATCCGAGCATCAAGTCGAGCCTGACCTTCCTGCGCAAAACGCCGTGGGCGCGGGAGAAAGTCGAAGGCTTGTACGTCAAACTGATGCGTACCAAACGCCCGCTGGATTGA
- a CDS encoding glucose/quinate/shikimate family membrane-bound PQQ-dependent dehydrogenase, which yields MSTDGASSPSRLLPRLLGVLLLIMGLALLAGGVKLSMLGGSLYYLLAGIGIALTGVLLLATRRAALGLYALVLFASTVWALWEVGLDWWQLVPRLALLFALGIVLLLPWFRRPLLRGQPAPLGTGALSVAVVLAGATALASQFTNPGEMVKTGQLDRDAAPGMASAAPAQADGDWNSYGRSAFGDRYSPLAQITPENAHKLVPAWTYRTGDIPGPGDPGETTAENTPLKVNGMLYVCTPHSQVIALDPDTGKEIWRFDPKISSQGAENFKGWAHMTCRGVSYHDDAAYASEQSPTGSASPAAAPNACPKRIFVPTADTRLIALNADTGKMCEDFGDKGQVDLRANIGSFAPGGYYSTSPPAVTKNLVVIGGHVTDNVSTDEPSGVIRAFDVHTGKLVWNWDSGNPDDTTPLAEGKTYTRNSPNMWSMFSVDEKLGMLYLPMGNQMPDQYGGDRTEDSEKYSAGLTALDIDTGHVKWTFQFTHHDLWDMDVGGQPSLIDIKTADGVKQAVMASTKQGSIYVLDRSNGKPVVPINEIPVPQGAVAGDHTSPTQPKSDLNFMPPPLKERDMWGVTPFDQMLCRIDFKSMRYDGPFTPPSLQGSIVYPGNFGVFDWGGISVDPVRQIAFVNPSYMAFKSKLIPAAEIAKQGPRVSETEGVQPNKGAPYGVILEALLSPLGLPCQAPAWGYVAAVDLTNHQTIWMHKNGTVRDSSPVPIPLTMGVPSLGGTFTTAGGVAFLSGTLDQYLRAYDVKNGKQLWEGRLPAGAQTTPMTYTGKDGKQYVLVMAGGHGSLGTKQGDYVMAFKLPD from the coding sequence ATGAGCACTGATGGTGCCTCAAGCCCAAGCCGCCTGTTGCCCAGGCTGCTGGGGGTCTTGCTGCTGATCATGGGGCTGGCCTTGCTGGCTGGCGGCGTCAAGCTGAGCATGCTCGGCGGATCGCTGTACTACCTGCTGGCCGGTATCGGCATCGCCCTCACCGGCGTATTGCTGCTGGCTACCCGCCGCGCTGCGCTGGGCCTGTACGCACTGGTGCTGTTCGCCAGTACCGTGTGGGCACTGTGGGAAGTCGGCCTGGACTGGTGGCAATTGGTGCCGCGCCTGGCCCTATTGTTCGCCTTGGGCATCGTCTTGCTGCTGCCGTGGTTTCGCCGTCCGTTGCTGCGTGGCCAACCCGCGCCGCTGGGCACTGGCGCGCTGAGCGTGGCCGTGGTGCTGGCGGGCGCAACCGCCCTGGCCAGCCAGTTCACCAACCCGGGTGAGATGGTCAAGACCGGCCAACTGGATCGCGACGCAGCGCCAGGCATGGCCAGCGCTGCACCGGCCCAGGCCGATGGTGACTGGAACTCCTATGGCCGCTCGGCCTTCGGTGATCGTTACTCGCCACTGGCGCAGATCACCCCGGAAAACGCCCACAAGCTGGTGCCGGCGTGGACCTATCGCACTGGTGACATCCCTGGCCCAGGCGATCCCGGTGAAACCACCGCAGAAAACACCCCGCTGAAAGTCAACGGCATGCTCTACGTGTGCACGCCGCACAGCCAGGTGATCGCGCTGGACCCGGACACCGGCAAGGAAATCTGGCGCTTCGATCCGAAGATCAGCAGCCAGGGCGCCGAGAACTTCAAGGGTTGGGCGCACATGACCTGCCGTGGTGTGTCGTATCACGATGACGCCGCCTACGCTTCCGAACAGAGCCCGACCGGCAGCGCCAGCCCGGCTGCGGCACCGAATGCCTGCCCGAAACGCATCTTCGTGCCGACCGCCGACACCCGCCTGATCGCCCTGAACGCCGACACCGGCAAGATGTGCGAAGACTTCGGTGACAAAGGCCAGGTCGACCTGCGCGCCAACATCGGCAGCTTCGCCCCAGGCGGTTACTACTCCACCTCGCCACCGGCCGTGACCAAGAACCTGGTCGTGATCGGCGGTCACGTGACCGACAACGTCTCCACCGACGAGCCTAGCGGCGTGATCCGCGCGTTCGACGTACACACCGGCAAGCTGGTGTGGAATTGGGACAGCGGCAACCCGGACGACACCACCCCGTTGGCCGAGGGCAAGACCTACACCCGCAACTCGCCGAACATGTGGTCCATGTTCAGTGTCGATGAAAAACTCGGCATGCTCTACCTGCCGATGGGCAACCAGATGCCTGACCAATACGGCGGCGACCGTACCGAAGATTCGGAAAAATACAGCGCCGGCCTGACCGCGCTGGACATCGACACCGGCCACGTGAAGTGGACCTTCCAGTTCACCCACCATGACCTGTGGGACATGGACGTGGGCGGCCAGCCTTCGCTGATCGATATCAAGACCGCTGACGGCGTCAAGCAAGCGGTAATGGCCTCGACCAAGCAGGGCAGCATCTACGTGCTGGACCGCAGCAACGGCAAGCCGGTGGTGCCGATCAACGAAATCCCTGTACCGCAAGGCGCAGTGGCCGGTGATCACACCTCGCCTACCCAACCGAAGTCCGACCTCAACTTCATGCCGCCGCCGTTGAAAGAACGCGACATGTGGGGCGTGACGCCGTTTGACCAGATGCTGTGCCGGATTGATTTCAAATCCATGCGCTACGACGGTCCGTTCACCCCGCCATCGCTGCAAGGTTCGATCGTTTACCCAGGCAACTTCGGCGTGTTCGACTGGGGTGGTATCTCGGTTGATCCGGTTCGCCAGATCGCTTTCGTGAACCCGAGCTACATGGCGTTCAAATCCAAACTGATCCCGGCGGCCGAGATTGCCAAGCAAGGCCCGCGCGTCAGCGAAACCGAGGGCGTGCAGCCGAACAAAGGCGCGCCGTACGGCGTGATCCTCGAAGCACTGCTGTCGCCTTTGGGCCTGCCGTGCCAGGCACCGGCGTGGGGTTATGTGGCGGCGGTCGACCTGACCAACCACCAGACCATCTGGATGCACAAGAACGGCACCGTGCGTGACAGCTCGCCGGTTCCGATCCCGCTGACCATGGGCGTGCCTAGCCTGGGCGGTACGTTCACCACCGCCGGCGGCGTCGCGTTCCTCAGCGGCACCCTCGACCAGTACCTGCGTGCCTATGACGTGAAAAACGGCAAGCAACTGTGGGAAGGCCGCCTGCCTGCAGGCGCGCAGACCACACCGATGACCTACACCGGCAAGGACGGCAAGCAGTACGTGCTGGTCATGGCCGGCGGTCACGGCTCGCTGGGCACCAAGCAGGGTGACTATGTGATGGCGTTCAAACTGCCGGATTAA
- a CDS encoding PadR family transcriptional regulator, whose product MRHEPRSEFEKRGGRGPRVFAPGDLKLLLPALIAEQPCHGYDLIRQIESLFDGAYSPSPGVIYPTLTFLEESELISGDAENGKKRYTITDAGRLFLSEQAVALEGVRMRIDVSKRSLRGHDRPPEIHEAVHNLRHALHSHHGRWSPEEIVRVAALLNGTAQAIADGKNQ is encoded by the coding sequence ATGCGACATGAGCCTCGCAGCGAGTTTGAAAAACGCGGCGGCCGCGGCCCACGGGTATTCGCCCCTGGCGACCTGAAGCTGCTGCTGCCGGCCTTGATCGCCGAGCAGCCTTGCCACGGCTACGACCTGATCCGCCAGATCGAAAGTCTGTTCGACGGCGCCTACAGCCCCAGCCCCGGCGTGATCTACCCCACCCTGACCTTTCTCGAAGAGAGCGAGTTGATCAGCGGCGACGCCGAGAATGGAAAAAAACGCTACACAATCACCGACGCCGGTCGTCTCTTCTTAAGCGAGCAAGCCGTTGCCCTGGAAGGCGTGCGCATGCGCATTGATGTCAGCAAGCGCTCGCTGCGTGGCCACGACCGCCCACCGGAAATCCACGAGGCGGTGCATAACCTGCGCCACGCCTTGCATTCGCACCACGGGCGCTGGAGCCCGGAAGAAATCGTTCGTGTCGCGGCGCTGCTCAACGGCACCGCTCAAGCCATTGCCGACGGGAAAAACCAATGA
- a CDS encoding CS1 type fimbrial major subunit — translation MFKKFAVAVPLAVLALSSSVTAIAAGEASHTVNLKANIPTTVFHAQPRDPNWGRDETMTYNLVNGELAPLSAIYDIKNTNGSVAAYIEGGPAVLFNGDAAQNIPVTTTLNGVILTGTPQEVVNEADSTPGVGAEMRIAAAKPTATQRGSYTTTIPVVFDAVLPAL, via the coding sequence ATGTTCAAGAAGTTTGCTGTTGCTGTTCCCCTGGCTGTTCTGGCGCTGTCTTCCTCGGTAACCGCTATCGCTGCCGGTGAAGCCAGCCACACCGTCAACCTCAAGGCAAACATCCCGACCACCGTGTTCCACGCCCAGCCGCGTGATCCGAACTGGGGCCGTGACGAGACCATGACCTACAACCTGGTCAACGGTGAATTGGCTCCTCTGAGTGCCATCTACGACATCAAGAACACCAACGGTTCGGTTGCCGCCTACATCGAAGGTGGCCCGGCGGTGCTGTTCAACGGTGATGCCGCGCAGAACATCCCGGTTACCACCACCCTCAACGGGGTGATCCTCACCGGCACGCCACAGGAAGTGGTCAACGAAGCCGACTCCACCCCAGGTGTGGGGGCGGAAATGCGCATCGCTGCGGCCAAGCCTACGGCGACTCAGCGCGGTTCCTACACCACCACCATTCCGGTGGTGTTCGACGCCGTACTGCCAGCCCTGTGA
- a CDS encoding CS1-pili formation C-terminal domain-containing protein gives MFPMTPIAAALALLMCTSALAAPAASGAATPGSLITQAQGLPAGFSDHFFDVPLAVRVDLDQQPLGEALIVLSRDDRVTLLEFTDTGDSKVPAATRDTWQALLEKGVALGACTQACPEKMISAFYNLESSQLSILTQDVELTDDTPRFYDQPEGGSLGLIINNQLNLNGSQEDSLGGRYGLQASSSLGNWSQVFNLQLARQSGADEPMRHAIHELYTQRELQGQFFRLGHFTPNSDGLTRQLRSFGASPDTALGLMYGSSDSLAINNSKPSVYPIYVTANRQAAVEIYRNGLLINTQAVAAGLHTLDTRPLPGGIYEVEVRLVEDGLTTSTTQELVYKPSNWRNAEDRWRYNLFAGRETKLFSNWDEQASGAMTAGASLNYLLHPRVILGLSARQVREQLQYGGSMDWTVANNTSVYANLYQTQDHGTGMDLQGLYTFGATNLVFSHNRSWLDTRDTYETLPDGTRLRRNTFVGEASNTALSLNHRLDAKNTLNMRLSHSEGNVEGAGLDLGWSRHDRLFGSDANWRLSLFDRPGSAGTNDARNRGVDVSVSVNLGSEGRQISGSIGTRTARDGGRDNNASVTVRQDLTDHMLQSVSATAITDTYGVGLSGMASFNTDAVSGDGFVQRSSFNGDLSGGLNLNSTFVAGAGKMLLSSQYQGNGAGMIIDVETDLDDIELRADDLGGGGAILRPGRNYVPVSAYKSSSVSFDFEGNHPPAANIQPTRASYHLNKGGVDYRKITVMKTVTVLGRLLDERGAPLKGHHVINHASRGVSEVDGFFSMEMSSSAPTLQVRYQNQLLCQFRLDPSNAPNENDVLMIGDLRCTPDTLAEATYHAETAG, from the coding sequence ATGTTTCCGATGACGCCTATCGCGGCTGCGCTTGCGCTGTTGATGTGTACGAGTGCGCTGGCTGCACCTGCTGCCTCCGGCGCTGCAACCCCTGGCAGCTTGATTACCCAGGCCCAAGGCCTGCCCGCAGGTTTCAGTGATCACTTTTTCGACGTGCCGTTGGCGGTGCGGGTGGACCTTGACCAACAACCGCTGGGCGAGGCTCTGATCGTGCTGTCACGGGATGATCGCGTGACCTTGCTGGAATTCACCGACACCGGCGACAGCAAAGTCCCGGCCGCTACCCGTGATACCTGGCAAGCGCTGTTGGAAAAAGGCGTGGCCTTGGGCGCCTGCACCCAGGCCTGCCCGGAAAAAATGATCTCGGCGTTCTACAACCTGGAAAGCTCCCAGTTGTCGATCCTCACCCAGGACGTCGAACTGACTGACGACACTCCGCGCTTCTATGACCAGCCCGAAGGCGGCAGCCTGGGGCTGATCATTAACAACCAGCTCAACCTCAACGGCAGCCAGGAAGACAGCCTGGGCGGTCGCTATGGCTTGCAAGCCAGTTCCAGCCTGGGTAACTGGAGCCAGGTGTTCAATTTGCAACTGGCACGCCAGAGTGGCGCCGATGAGCCAATGCGCCATGCCATTCATGAGCTGTACACCCAGCGTGAACTGCAGGGGCAGTTTTTCCGCCTCGGCCACTTCACCCCCAATTCCGACGGCCTCACCCGTCAACTGCGCAGCTTCGGCGCCAGCCCCGATACGGCGCTGGGCCTGATGTACGGCAGCTCCGACAGCTTGGCCATCAACAACTCCAAGCCCAGCGTGTATCCGATCTACGTTACCGCCAACCGTCAGGCGGCGGTGGAGATCTACCGTAACGGCTTGCTGATCAACACTCAGGCGGTGGCAGCCGGCCTGCACACCCTGGACACCCGGCCACTGCCCGGCGGCATTTATGAAGTGGAAGTGCGCCTGGTGGAGGACGGCCTGACCACCAGCACTACCCAGGAGTTGGTCTACAAGCCCAGCAACTGGCGCAACGCCGAAGATCGCTGGCGCTACAACCTGTTTGCCGGGCGCGAAACCAAGTTGTTCAGCAACTGGGACGAACAGGCTTCGGGCGCAATGACGGCCGGTGCGTCCCTCAACTATCTGCTGCACCCGCGTGTGATCCTCGGGCTTTCGGCGCGCCAGGTGCGCGAGCAACTGCAATACGGCGGTTCGATGGACTGGACGGTGGCCAACAACACCAGCGTCTATGCCAACCTGTACCAGACCCAGGACCACGGCACCGGCATGGACCTGCAAGGGCTCTACACCTTCGGCGCGACCAACCTGGTGTTCAGCCACAACCGCAGCTGGCTCGACACCCGTGACACTTATGAAACTCTGCCGGACGGTACGCGCCTGCGCCGCAATACGTTCGTGGGCGAGGCCAGCAATACCGCGTTGTCGCTCAACCACCGCCTCGATGCGAAAAACACCCTGAACATGCGTCTCTCCCACAGCGAAGGCAATGTCGAGGGCGCCGGCCTGGACCTGGGTTGGAGCCGCCATGACAGGTTATTCGGCAGCGATGCCAACTGGCGATTATCGCTGTTCGACCGGCCCGGCAGCGCGGGCACCAATGACGCGCGCAATCGTGGCGTGGATGTGAGCGTGAGTGTCAATCTGGGCAGTGAAGGTCGGCAAATTTCCGGCAGTATCGGCACCCGCACCGCCCGTGACGGTGGGCGCGACAACAATGCCTCGGTGACTGTGCGCCAAGACCTCACCGACCACATGCTGCAAAGCGTCTCCGCGACTGCGATCACCGATACCTACGGTGTTGGCCTGTCGGGCATGGCCAGCTTCAATACAGACGCGGTCAGTGGTGACGGCTTTGTGCAGCGCAGTTCCTTCAACGGCGACCTGAGCGGCGGCTTGAACCTCAACAGCACCTTTGTCGCCGGTGCCGGCAAGATGCTGCTGAGCAGCCAGTACCAGGGTAACGGTGCGGGGATGATCATCGACGTTGAAACCGATCTTGACGACATCGAACTGCGCGCCGACGACCTCGGTGGCGGTGGTGCGATCCTGCGGCCGGGGCGCAACTACGTGCCGGTCTCGGCCTACAAAAGCAGCAGCGTGAGCTTCGACTTTGAAGGCAACCACCCGCCGGCCGCCAATATTCAACCGACCCGCGCCAGTTATCACCTGAACAAGGGCGGTGTGGACTACCGCAAAATCACGGTGATGAAGACCGTCACTGTGCTCGGCCGGTTGTTGGACGAGCGCGGTGCACCGCTCAAGGGGCATCACGTGATCAATCACGCCAGCCGCGGGGTCAGCGAGGTGGACGGGTTTTTCTCGATGGAAATGAGTTCCAGCGCGCCCACCTTGCAAGTGCGCTACCAGAACCAGTTGCTTTGCCAGTTTCGCTTGGACCCCAGCAATGCGCCGAACGAAAACGACGTGTTGATGATTGGTGACTTGCGCTGCACACCGGACACCTTGGCCGAAGCTACCTATCACGCCGAAACCGCCGGTTGA
- a CDS encoding siderophore-interacting protein, which translates to MNTQAIHRVTHEIKRRRLEVLRVVDITPRMRRVTLGGPELAGFISLGSDDHIKLLFPQNAAEQAALESPTFNIKGDGPQPAMRDYTPRRFDLSIGELDIDFVLHGDGPASTWADQVQVGQHLYIGGPRGSMIVPDIFDSYLLIGDETAIPAIARRLEELPAGRKVLAVIEIANAAEQQPLNSAADVQVMWVVRGHDDLLETVRNLTLPGGSLYSFVATETKLSRQVRRVLLDTHQVNEEFLKAVGYWRAEGSEEE; encoded by the coding sequence ATGAATACTCAAGCTATCCATCGCGTTACCCACGAAATCAAACGCCGCCGCCTCGAAGTGCTGCGGGTGGTCGACATCACCCCACGCATGCGCCGCGTCACCTTGGGCGGGCCGGAACTGGCCGGTTTTATCAGCCTGGGGAGTGACGACCACATCAAGCTGCTGTTCCCACAGAACGCCGCCGAACAGGCCGCGCTGGAAAGCCCGACCTTCAACATCAAGGGCGACGGCCCGCAACCGGCCATGCGCGACTACACGCCACGGCGCTTCGACCTGAGCATCGGCGAGCTGGATATCGACTTCGTGCTGCACGGCGATGGCCCTGCCTCCACCTGGGCCGATCAGGTGCAAGTCGGCCAACACCTGTACATCGGTGGGCCGCGTGGCTCGATGATCGTGCCGGATATCTTCGACAGCTACTTGCTGATCGGTGATGAAACCGCGATACCGGCCATCGCCCGTCGCCTGGAAGAATTGCCGGCCGGGCGCAAGGTGCTGGCGGTGATTGAAATCGCCAACGCGGCGGAGCAGCAGCCACTGAACAGTGCCGCCGATGTGCAGGTGATGTGGGTGGTGCGCGGCCACGACGACCTGCTTGAAACCGTACGCAACCTGACCCTGCCGGGCGGCTCGCTGTACAGCTTTGTCGCGACTGAAACCAAGCTGTCGCGCCAGGTGCGCCGCGTGTTGCTGGACACGCACCAAGTCAATGAGGAGTTCCTCAAGGCCGTGGGTTACTGGCGTGCCGAGGGCAGCGAAGAGGAGTAA